One Candidatus Binataceae bacterium DNA segment encodes these proteins:
- a CDS encoding PD-(D/E)XK nuclease family protein, translated as MSSREIVVSPRAYRRLGAARAWLERLAPGTEALIVAPSQEAADELGRALALERGAGFGLHRLTLNRLSGLLAAEHASAHGLAYVSGLGAQAVAARALFALRGDPRLAPLGAVVHLPGLPKAIAATYAELSHASIEPSAVAELGETGGALAALFEQFELQLRTGHLIDRAGILKAALAALAADNLPRFAGIPTLLLDLPLESPLDRDFVAALAARAPSLLATVAAGDGRSLGYLAAALEVTPRHHAEANSGATSLARVQEYLFAGSTPKPLPLDETVTLGSAAGEMQECVEITRRIHAEARRGVPFDRIAILLHAPTRYAPYLEEALTRAGIPAWFARGAKRAEPGGRALLALLNCAAERLSARRFAEYLSLAQVPDAAADPDAASALFAPADPEFLQATLADAEIPAVIEAPDPSPQASGAERAPWRWERILVEASVIGGRERWDSRLRGLEAEWRLRRGELEDDEPRARQLDREIRDLAHLRATAIPIIGALAAMPLAATWGEWLSHLRALSELALRDRGAVLAALAELEPMGPIGGITLDEVRIVLSERLGRLEAAPPRRRYGAVFVAPTATARGLEFAVTIVPGLAERVLPQKLTEDPLLPDRDRCRLRAGLTLQADRAAAQRLALRLAVGAARERVALSYPRVDLDQGRPRVPSFYALEVLRAAEGRLPGFDELARRAAGEARARLGWPAPENPADAIDAAEFDLAILDRLLDAAPAATVGAAHYLLDSNPHLGRALRARARRWLRRWTPNDGLVDPNADERAALARHQLVARSYSATALQHFAACPYRFFLQAIIRLAPREEIEALEAIDPLTRGALYHEVQFETLTVLRAAGLLPIRRSNLEAGYQAVEDQLAAVAVRYHEELAPAIERVWLDGIESIRADLREWMRRMADDPDAFCPERFELSFGLSDRYQADPASVAAAVALDAGINLRGSIDLVERGPAGALRVTDHKTGRVRAEKNLLIGGGKTLQPVLYALAAERLLGEPVASGRLYYCTAAGNYEERIVPLDGAAREAIDGLAQTVGAALDSGFMPAAPGEGECQYCDYRLVCGPYEEVRVRIKSAGAGVRARLADLTRLREMR; from the coding sequence TTGTCCTCCAGAGAAATAGTCGTTTCACCGCGCGCGTATCGCCGGTTGGGCGCGGCCCGCGCATGGCTCGAACGCTTAGCGCCGGGCACTGAAGCGTTGATCGTCGCGCCGAGTCAGGAGGCCGCCGACGAGCTCGGGCGCGCGCTCGCGCTGGAACGCGGCGCGGGCTTCGGGCTGCATCGGTTAACCTTGAATCGGCTGAGTGGGCTGCTCGCCGCCGAGCATGCCTCAGCGCATGGACTCGCTTACGTGAGCGGGCTCGGCGCGCAGGCCGTGGCCGCGCGCGCTCTGTTTGCGCTGAGGGGCGACCCCCGTCTCGCGCCGTTGGGAGCGGTGGTCCATCTGCCCGGATTGCCGAAGGCGATCGCGGCGACCTACGCCGAGTTGAGCCACGCGTCGATTGAGCCATCGGCTGTCGCGGAGCTGGGCGAGACCGGCGGCGCGCTGGCCGCGCTCTTCGAGCAATTCGAGTTGCAACTGCGCACCGGCCATCTGATTGATCGCGCGGGCATCCTGAAGGCCGCGCTCGCCGCGTTGGCCGCCGACAACCTCCCGCGCTTCGCCGGGATCCCGACGCTATTGCTCGACCTCCCGCTGGAAAGTCCGCTTGATCGCGACTTCGTCGCTGCGCTGGCGGCGCGCGCGCCGTCGCTCCTCGCGACGGTAGCGGCGGGCGACGGCCGCAGTCTTGGTTACCTGGCTGCGGCGCTTGAAGTCACGCCGCGTCATCACGCTGAGGCAAACAGCGGCGCCACGTCCCTGGCGCGAGTGCAGGAATATCTCTTTGCCGGCAGCACACCGAAGCCGCTACCGCTCGACGAGACCGTGACCCTGGGTTCGGCCGCGGGCGAGATGCAGGAGTGCGTCGAAATCACGCGGCGGATTCACGCCGAGGCGCGACGCGGCGTGCCGTTCGATCGGATCGCGATACTGCTGCACGCGCCGACCCGCTATGCCCCCTACCTCGAAGAAGCGCTAACGCGCGCAGGAATTCCGGCGTGGTTCGCGCGTGGGGCAAAGCGTGCGGAGCCCGGCGGACGCGCATTGCTGGCGCTGTTGAATTGCGCAGCGGAGCGGCTCTCGGCGCGACGCTTTGCGGAATATCTCTCGCTCGCCCAGGTACCTGATGCGGCCGCCGACCCCGACGCGGCGTCGGCCCTTTTCGCGCCCGCTGACCCCGAATTTCTGCAAGCTACGCTGGCTGACGCCGAAATACCGGCCGTGATCGAGGCGCCCGATCCGAGTCCGCAAGCGAGTGGCGCAGAACGCGCGCCCTGGCGCTGGGAGCGCATCCTGGTGGAAGCCTCGGTGATCGGCGGACGCGAGCGCTGGGATTCCCGCCTGCGCGGGCTCGAGGCGGAATGGCGGTTGCGACGCGGCGAGCTTGAAGACGACGAGCCCCGCGCGCGGCAACTCGATCGCGAAATTCGCGACCTCGCTCATCTGCGCGCGACCGCGATCCCGATCATCGGAGCGCTGGCGGCGATGCCGCTCGCGGCGACCTGGGGTGAATGGCTGAGCCATCTGCGCGCACTGAGCGAGCTCGCGCTCCGTGACCGCGGCGCCGTGCTGGCGGCGTTGGCCGAGCTCGAACCGATGGGTCCAATCGGCGGGATTACGCTCGACGAAGTGCGCATCGTGCTGAGTGAGCGGCTGGGGCGGCTCGAAGCCGCGCCGCCGCGCCGCCGTTATGGGGCGGTTTTTGTCGCGCCGACCGCGACCGCGCGCGGACTCGAATTCGCGGTGACGATCGTGCCCGGGCTGGCCGAACGCGTGCTTCCGCAAAAGCTGACAGAAGATCCGCTCCTGCCCGATCGCGATCGGTGCCGCTTACGCGCGGGCTTGACGCTCCAGGCCGATCGCGCTGCGGCACAGCGCCTCGCGCTGCGCCTTGCCGTCGGCGCCGCGCGCGAGCGGGTCGCCCTCTCGTACCCGCGGGTTGATCTGGACCAGGGGCGTCCGCGCGTGCCCTCGTTCTACGCGCTTGAAGTCCTGCGCGCCGCCGAGGGCCGCCTGCCCGGCTTCGACGAGCTGGCGCGGCGGGCGGCCGGTGAAGCCCGCGCGCGGCTGGGATGGCCGGCGCCGGAAAATCCGGCCGACGCGATCGACGCCGCCGAATTCGATCTGGCGATCCTCGATCGGCTGCTAGACGCGGCGCCTGCCGCCACCGTCGGCGCGGCGCATTACCTGCTCGACAGCAATCCGCATCTGGGGCGCGCGCTGCGGGCGCGGGCCCGCCGCTGGCTCCGGCGCTGGACGCCCAACGACGGCCTGGTCGATCCGAACGCGGACGAGCGGGCCGCGCTGGCGCGCCATCAGTTGGTTGCGCGCTCCTATTCGGCGACCGCGTTGCAGCATTTTGCCGCCTGTCCTTACCGCTTTTTTTTGCAGGCGATTATCCGGCTCGCGCCCCGCGAAGAGATTGAAGCGCTGGAGGCAATTGATCCGTTGACCCGTGGCGCGCTTTATCACGAGGTCCAGTTCGAGACGCTGACGGTCCTGCGGGCCGCGGGCCTGTTGCCGATCCGAAGGAGCAATCTGGAGGCCGGCTACCAGGCCGTCGAGGACCAGCTCGCGGCAGTTGCCGTCCGTTATCACGAGGAGCTCGCGCCCGCGATCGAGCGCGTATGGCTTGACGGTATCGAATCGATCCGCGCCGACCTGCGCGAATGGATGCGGCGGATGGCGGACGATCCCGACGCTTTTTGCCCCGAACGCTTTGAGCTCTCGTTCGGCCTGAGCGATCGCTATCAGGCCGATCCCGCGAGTGTAGCCGCAGCGGTCGCCCTCGACGCCGGCATCAATCTGCGCGGCTCGATCGACCTGGTCGAGCGCGGACCCGCCGGCGCGCTGCGGGTGACCGATCATAAAACCGGCCGCGTGCGCGCGGAAAAAAATCTGCTCATCGGCGGCGGCAAAACCTTGCAGCCGGTGCTCTATGCGCTCGCCGCCGAGCGGCTACTGGGCGAGCCGGTCGCGAGCGGACGGCTCTACTACTGCACCGCCGCGGGCAATTACGAGGAACGGATCGTACCGCTGGACGGCGCCGCCCGCGAGGCGATCGACGGGCTCGCGCAGACCGTTGGCGCGGCGCTCGACAGCGGCTTCATGCCTGCCGCTCCGGGCGAGGGCGAGTGCCAGTACTGCGATTACCGGCTGGTCTGCGGACCCTACGAGGAGGTCCGCGTGCGAATCAAAAGCGCGGGCGCTGGAGTCCGCGCGCGGCTCGCCGATTTAACACGCCTGCGCGAGATGCGATGA
- a CDS encoding MOSC N-terminal beta barrel domain-containing protein produces the protein MRPRRNPRRCDGYALARRQIGRVQALWRYPVKSMRGEEMAAAELTEHGVRGDRLWALRELDHGGIMSARIWAAMLQLCATYDETAPPEAATRIELPDGRTLATSDAEASTVLSELIDRKLQLVQVRRERLTAIEIEAVIRGDAEPPKRDFYDEDVMHLIASGTLAHLRRLKPDADFDPRRFRANIYVDTGDEDEGFIEDGWLDGVLEIGATARIGGIRPAIRCVMTTHPQSDLPRDMSILRTAAQHHGAYVGVFASVAAPGRIRVGDAVMLVD, from the coding sequence GTGCGCCCTCGGCGAAATCCACGACGCTGTGACGGGTACGCCTTGGCGCGACGGCAAATCGGACGAGTTCAGGCGCTGTGGCGCTATCCGGTCAAATCGATGCGTGGGGAAGAAATGGCGGCGGCGGAACTCACTGAGCATGGCGTCCGCGGCGATCGGCTATGGGCGCTGCGCGAGCTCGATCACGGCGGGATCATGAGCGCGCGCATCTGGGCCGCGATGCTTCAATTGTGCGCGACTTATGATGAAACGGCGCCGCCGGAGGCCGCGACGCGGATCGAACTTCCTGACGGCCGCACGCTCGCGACCAGCGACGCCGAGGCATCAACCGTGCTTTCTGAGTTAATCGATCGCAAGCTTCAGCTCGTGCAAGTGCGGCGCGAACGGCTTACTGCCATCGAGATCGAGGCGGTGATCCGCGGCGACGCCGAGCCGCCGAAGCGCGACTTTTATGACGAAGACGTGATGCATCTGATCGCGAGCGGCACGCTCGCCCATCTGCGCCGGCTGAAACCTGACGCTGATTTCGATCCGCGCCGCTTTCGCGCCAATATCTATGTGGACACCGGCGACGAGGACGAAGGCTTCATCGAAGACGGCTGGCTCGACGGGGTGCTGGAGATCGGCGCGACCGCGCGTATCGGCGGGATTCGCCCGGCGATTCGCTGCGTGATGACGACCCATCCGCAGTCGGACTTGCCGCGCGACATGTCGATTCTGCGCACCGCCGCGCAACATCATGGAGCTTACGTCGGAGTCTTCGCGTCGGTGGCCGCGCCCGGCCGGATTCGCGTCGGCGACGCGGTCATGCTGGTGGACTGA
- a CDS encoding DUF2231 domain-containing protein — protein sequence MQGMVEFLKGWQLHPVVDHFTVALVLVGIAVDLVASLMPARLWLRYMAATLMVLGAAAAYCSFATGGWEAQRVWEHVSGPAKDLLKDHARLGTYLPYVFGVLALWRLGIQFTGFLARTRFIYLLVAIVAGGAILYQGDMGGDLVYEYGVGTAPMMAPTPAPTETPAALGPATPIPTVFVPSPTPTEIATPMPTATTPPLIGAAPAPSTPAAEPSAPSAKSTTL from the coding sequence ATGCAGGGCATGGTCGAGTTTCTCAAGGGCTGGCAGCTTCATCCAGTGGTCGACCACTTCACGGTCGCGCTGGTGCTGGTCGGAATCGCGGTGGATTTGGTTGCGAGCCTGATGCCGGCGCGCCTGTGGTTGCGCTACATGGCGGCCACGCTGATGGTGCTCGGGGCGGCGGCGGCATACTGTTCCTTCGCAACCGGCGGCTGGGAGGCCCAGCGGGTTTGGGAGCATGTCAGCGGCCCGGCCAAGGATCTGCTCAAGGATCACGCCCGCCTCGGCACTTACCTTCCTTACGTTTTCGGCGTACTTGCGCTGTGGCGCCTCGGGATTCAGTTCACCGGCTTTCTGGCGCGCACGCGATTTATCTACTTGTTGGTCGCGATTGTCGCGGGCGGCGCGATCCTTTATCAGGGCGATATGGGCGGCGATTTGGTCTATGAGTACGGCGTCGGCACCGCGCCGATGATGGCGCCCACGCCCGCGCCGACTGAGACGCCCGCGGCGCTGGGGCCTGCGACGCCGATTCCGACGGTCTTCGTGCCTTCGCCGACGCCAACCGAGATAGCGACGCCGATGCCGACGGCGACCACCCCTCCGCTGATAGGGGCGGCGCCTGCGCCTTCTACTCCGGCAGCGGAGCCGAGTGCGCCCTCGGCGAAATCCACGACGCTGTGA
- a CDS encoding CoA transferase — MINPPPLSRFRVIDLTRARAGPTAVRQLADWGADVLKVEEPGDASTEVGSRNGFDFQNLHRNKRSLTLNLKDAEGREILRRLVARADVLVENYRPDVKHRLGIDYATLRAINPRLIYASVSGFGQEGPYRERPGLDQIAQGMGGLMSITGMPGQGPMRVGIAIADLTAGIFCAMGILVALLEREESGEGQWVQSSLLAAQIAMLDFQAARWLLAGEVPEQAGNNHPTSIPTGVFATADGHINIAAAGPGLFARLCKAINAEHLATDPAYASGRARLKNRDQLNAVIEEITRTKSSAEWIDILNRASVPCGPIYKINEVFDDPQVKYVRIARAIEHPQLGRQELVGQAVELSRTPWALRSATPAKGEHTNAVLAELGYDAAAIAALRTRGVI; from the coding sequence ATGATCAATCCGCCGCCGCTGTCGCGCTTTAGAGTGATCGATCTGACGCGGGCGCGGGCCGGTCCAACCGCCGTCAGGCAATTGGCGGACTGGGGCGCCGACGTACTCAAGGTCGAGGAGCCGGGCGACGCCTCTACGGAAGTCGGATCGCGCAATGGCTTCGATTTCCAGAACCTCCATCGCAACAAGCGCAGTCTGACGCTCAATCTGAAGGACGCGGAAGGCCGCGAGATTCTGCGCCGGCTGGTCGCACGCGCCGACGTGCTGGTGGAAAATTACCGTCCCGATGTCAAGCATCGGCTCGGCATCGACTACGCGACCTTGCGCGCGATCAATCCGCGCCTGATCTATGCCAGCGTTTCGGGCTTCGGCCAGGAGGGGCCCTATCGCGAGCGGCCCGGACTCGATCAAATCGCGCAGGGCATGGGCGGCTTGATGTCGATCACCGGAATGCCGGGGCAGGGACCGATGCGCGTCGGGATCGCGATCGCAGACCTGACTGCGGGTATCTTCTGCGCCATGGGCATCCTGGTAGCGCTGCTCGAGCGCGAGGAATCGGGCGAAGGACAATGGGTGCAATCGTCGCTGCTCGCGGCGCAAATCGCGATGCTGGATTTTCAGGCGGCGCGCTGGCTGCTCGCAGGCGAGGTACCGGAACAGGCCGGCAACAATCATCCGACCTCAATTCCGACCGGAGTTTTTGCGACAGCCGACGGCCATATCAACATTGCGGCGGCGGGCCCAGGACTCTTCGCGCGGCTGTGCAAGGCGATCAACGCCGAACACCTGGCGACCGATCCCGCCTACGCCAGCGGACGCGCGCGGCTCAAGAATCGCGATCAGCTCAACGCCGTCATCGAGGAGATCACGCGCACCAAATCTTCGGCGGAATGGATCGACATCCTCAATCGCGCGAGCGTGCCGTGCGGACCGATCTACAAAATCAATGAGGTCTTCGACGATCCGCAGGTCAAGTATGTCCGCATCGCGCGCGCGATCGAGCATCCGCAGTTGGGACGGCAGGAGCTGGTTGGGCAGGCGGTGGAACTCAGCCGGACGCCGTGGGCGCTGCGCAGCGCAACGCCGGCGAAGGGCGAGCACACCAACGCGGTGTTGGCCGAACTCGGCTACGACGCCGCGGCGATTGCGGCGCTCAGAACCCGCGGCGTAATTTGA
- a CDS encoding MOSC domain-containing protein, with the protein MSSYQIGKVQDVFRYPVKSMLGERLAEIKAGSNGIVGDRAWGLREGNGRIATAKKWPGLLDFKAAYDSPPRSERLAPVRITTPEGRILHAEDADASAIISAAIGRPIHLERARPDEHSRGEIDPATIFGDVGVERVMPQFTAQTLPDTFGLHRGGFQDSAAVHLLASSTLVHLRSLIGSDAQVDARRFRPNIVVDTGTVGDAFVEDDWLSGELRIGADVRIVAMQPALRCVMTTHRQSELPRDPRMLRATAQHHQARLGVFAAIATPGLVRVGDPVWLEG; encoded by the coding sequence ATGAGCAGTTATCAGATCGGAAAGGTTCAGGACGTGTTCCGTTACCCGGTTAAATCGATGCTGGGTGAACGTCTCGCGGAGATTAAGGCCGGCAGCAACGGGATCGTCGGCGATCGCGCGTGGGGGCTGCGCGAAGGCAACGGACGGATCGCGACCGCGAAGAAGTGGCCCGGCCTGCTCGACTTTAAGGCGGCTTACGATTCGCCGCCGCGATCTGAGCGGCTCGCACCAGTGCGGATTACGACCCCTGAAGGCCGCATCCTCCACGCCGAAGACGCCGACGCCTCGGCGATTATCTCGGCGGCGATCGGACGTCCGATCCACCTCGAACGCGCCCGCCCCGACGAGCATTCGCGCGGTGAGATCGATCCGGCGACCATCTTCGGCGACGTTGGCGTCGAGCGCGTGATGCCGCAGTTTACCGCGCAAACCCTGCCCGACACCTTCGGGCTGCATCGCGGCGGCTTCCAGGATTCGGCCGCGGTCCATCTGCTCGCCAGCAGTACGCTCGTGCACCTGCGCTCGCTCATCGGCAGCGATGCGCAGGTTGATGCGCGCCGCTTCCGCCCGAATATCGTCGTCGATACGGGCACGGTGGGCGACGCCTTTGTCGAAGACGATTGGCTCAGCGGCGAGTTGCGCATCGGCGCGGATGTGCGGATCGTCGCGATGCAGCCTGCGTTGCGCTGCGTGATGACGACCCATCGGCAGTCCGAGCTACCGCGCGACCCGCGCATGTTGCGCGCCACCGCGCAGCATCATCAGGCCCGCCTCGGCGTCTTTGCCGCGATCGCAACGCCGGGGCTCGTTCGTGTCGGCGATCCGGTCTGGCTCGAAGGCTAG
- the cobU gene encoding bifunctional adenosylcobinamide kinase/adenosylcobinamide-phosphate guanylyltransferase, giving the protein MPRRITLVTGGARSGKSAHALSLAQQCPGLRRFFIATAQGLDDEMRERIARHRADRSADFETIEEPVRIVAALAALEGRADTVVIDCLTLWLSNLLGQGLADAAIGREVEELVATLATASYSVIVVTDEVGSGIVPVNPLARRFRDRLGWINQAVAGAADSAILMAAGYPLSLK; this is encoded by the coding sequence ATGCCGCGGCGCATCACCCTGGTTACGGGCGGCGCGCGCAGCGGCAAGAGCGCCCATGCACTCAGCCTCGCGCAGCAATGTCCGGGGCTCCGCCGCTTCTTTATCGCCACCGCGCAGGGACTGGACGACGAGATGCGCGAGCGGATCGCGCGTCATCGCGCGGATCGCTCAGCCGATTTCGAAACGATCGAAGAGCCGGTGAGGATCGTTGCAGCGCTCGCAGCGCTCGAAGGCCGCGCGGATACTGTCGTGATCGATTGTCTGACGCTATGGCTGTCGAATCTGCTGGGCCAAGGATTAGCCGACGCCGCGATCGGGCGTGAAGTTGAAGAGTTAGTCGCGACCCTCGCAACTGCGAGCTACAGCGTAATCGTGGTGACGGACGAAGTCGGCTCGGGTATCGTCCCAGTCAATCCGCTGGCGCGCCGCTTTCGCGATCGCCTCGGATGGATCAATCAGGCCGTCGCAGGCGCGGCCGATAGCGCGATACTGATGGCCGCGGGTTATCCGCTCTCGCTCAAATGA
- a CDS encoding alpha-hydroxy acid oxidase — protein sequence MNLSHAINIDDLRKLAKRRLPRIAFDFIEGGVEDELGIARNEAAFTRVRLLPRYLVDVSKRDQSCDLFDRKYASPFGVSATGLAALFRPGADLMLAEGAAAANIPFMMSGMSTASIEDAARIAPAHSWYQLYVARDREITLDLIRRARDAGFGTLVLTVDVPVSSKRERNLRNGFGLPPRLTAATMLDALAHPGWLAGYLRHGMPRFENWVPYAPPNSSTQAINAFAAAQGPAAAVTWEDLEEFRRLWPRHLVVKGILRADDAIRAAAIGVDGIIVSNHGGRQLDQAPAALEVLPAIRDAVGDKLTLIMDGGVRRGADIVMALCHGARFVFVGRATLYGAAAAGIPGVRKAISILRNEVDLILGQIGCPNLAELDASFLLPVPNQ from the coding sequence ATGAATCTGAGCCACGCGATCAATATCGACGACCTGCGCAAGCTGGCGAAGCGCCGCCTGCCGCGCATCGCCTTTGACTTTATCGAAGGTGGCGTCGAAGACGAACTGGGCATCGCGCGCAACGAGGCCGCCTTCACGCGCGTCCGTCTTCTGCCGCGTTATCTGGTCGATGTCTCAAAGCGTGATCAATCCTGCGATCTTTTTGATCGTAAGTACGCGAGCCCCTTTGGGGTTTCGGCCACCGGCCTGGCCGCACTATTTCGCCCCGGCGCCGATTTGATGCTGGCGGAAGGCGCTGCGGCGGCAAATATTCCCTTCATGATGTCGGGTATGAGCACGGCTTCGATTGAGGACGCAGCCAGAATCGCGCCGGCTCATAGCTGGTATCAACTTTATGTCGCGCGAGATCGCGAGATCACGCTCGACCTTATCCGGCGGGCCCGCGACGCCGGCTTCGGCACGCTCGTGCTCACGGTGGACGTGCCGGTCTCCTCGAAACGCGAGCGCAACCTGCGCAACGGCTTTGGCCTGCCGCCCAGGTTGACGGCGGCCACGATGCTCGACGCATTGGCCCATCCCGGATGGCTCGCCGGCTATCTCCGTCACGGGATGCCGCGTTTCGAAAACTGGGTCCCCTACGCGCCGCCAAACTCGAGCACACAGGCGATCAATGCCTTCGCCGCGGCGCAGGGCCCGGCGGCCGCCGTGACGTGGGAGGACCTCGAAGAGTTTCGCCGATTGTGGCCGCGCCATCTGGTCGTCAAGGGAATACTGCGCGCGGATGATGCGATCCGTGCGGCCGCAATCGGCGTTGACGGCATTATCGTGTCGAATCATGGCGGCCGCCAGCTCGATCAGGCGCCGGCGGCGCTGGAGGTTCTGCCCGCCATCCGCGACGCCGTCGGCGACAAGCTCACGCTGATCATGGACGGCGGTGTGCGGCGCGGCGCCGACATCGTGATGGCGCTATGCCACGGCGCGCGCTTCGTCTTCGTCGGTCGCGCGACGCTTTACGGCGCTGCCGCGGCAGGTATTCCAGGCGTCCGCAAAGCGATCAGTATCCTGCGCAACGAGGTCGATTTGATTCTTGGCCAAATCGGCTGCCCGAACCTCGCCGAACTCGACGCGAGCTTCCTTCTCCCGGTCCCTAACCAATGA